Proteins encoded by one window of Cellvibrio sp. KY-GH-1:
- a CDS encoding YdiY family protein has product MQKLSKIVGLGLVVGGGFAGGFAGSAVAADEPKRPWEVEVDLGAIATSGNTETTSIQAKVDAKQNLEQWENQYILSSLFKEDEVAQDDDTTSKEKTAEKYFGSAKFAYLLGVEKSYLFGFGSHTTDYFGAYRTYNTIALGYGDWLYSSKSLNWFVEAGPGYFEGKKEIESDDPLVPDTYVDESGAMLRAATALEWKITATATFKQTVSVEAGSDNTRTQTETSLATSITDAMKMKVGFAVANDTDVAPGKEKTDTTTFINLVYSF; this is encoded by the coding sequence ATGCAGAAATTATCCAAGATTGTGGGTTTGGGATTAGTGGTTGGTGGAGGATTTGCGGGCGGATTTGCGGGCAGCGCAGTGGCTGCCGATGAGCCTAAGCGCCCTTGGGAGGTTGAGGTTGACCTGGGGGCTATAGCGACCTCGGGCAACACCGAAACCACCAGTATTCAAGCTAAAGTGGATGCCAAGCAAAATTTAGAACAGTGGGAGAATCAATACATTCTCAGTTCACTCTTTAAAGAGGATGAGGTGGCCCAGGACGATGACACCACCAGTAAGGAGAAAACGGCAGAGAAATATTTTGGTTCAGCAAAGTTTGCCTATTTACTAGGTGTTGAGAAATCCTATCTGTTTGGCTTTGGTTCGCATACCACTGACTATTTCGGTGCTTACCGCACCTACAATACTATCGCTCTGGGTTACGGCGATTGGCTTTACTCCAGTAAAAGCCTCAATTGGTTTGTGGAGGCGGGTCCTGGTTACTTTGAGGGCAAGAAAGAGATTGAAAGTGATGATCCTTTAGTGCCGGATACCTATGTGGACGAGTCAGGTGCTATGTTGCGTGCAGCTACTGCATTGGAGTGGAAAATAACGGCAACGGCAACGTTTAAACAGACGGTAAGTGTGGAGGCTGGTTCAGATAACACACGTACTCAGACAGAGACCTCATTGGCTACTTCGATTACCGATGCCATGAAAATGAAAGTGGGGTTTGCGGTTGCCAACGATACGGATGTGGCACCGGGAAAAGAAAAAACCGATACCACTACCTTTATCAATCTGGTGTATAGCTTTTAA
- a CDS encoding DUF2789 domain-containing protein codes for MFYTLSDLFAKLGLPNSPAAIDAFIEKHRPLPQAEPLASATCWTAEQAAFLREARQEYSDWAEVVDELNCLLRD; via the coding sequence ATGTTTTACACACTGAGTGATCTTTTTGCCAAGCTAGGCCTGCCCAACTCTCCCGCCGCGATAGACGCTTTTATTGAAAAGCATCGCCCCTTACCGCAAGCCGAGCCTTTGGCGAGCGCAACCTGTTGGACTGCCGAGCAAGCGGCGTTCCTGCGTGAGGCCCGTCAGGAATATTCCGATTGGGCTGAAGTTGTCGACGAGCTTAACTGCTTGTTGCGCGACTAA
- a CDS encoding acyltransferase has product MLASLRGVLVTAIFSGVTIVVTIPIVFFALLRLVPIPAWQHLLNPCLDACADFWIWANNWQQRLLLPTQLDIEGLGNLSRKEWYMLIANHQAWADIPVLMRVFRADISGVKFFFKRSLLWVPVLGLALWGLDFPSMRRHSKAEIARDPSLRGQDLERTRQACARFRYHPVTIINFLEGTRFTPEKYQQQASTYRHLLMPKAGGLAFALNAMDGQLHQMLDVTLDYEGGIPSYWNYACGKVKRIRIHVRQLPIPAELLGDYEGDTEFRAEFQQWVNNLWQQKDEQLEVFRRRWQK; this is encoded by the coding sequence ATGCTTGCCAGCTTGCGTGGTGTATTAGTTACAGCAATTTTCTCCGGTGTCACTATTGTGGTGACTATTCCTATTGTCTTTTTCGCCCTGTTGCGGTTGGTGCCTATTCCCGCATGGCAGCATTTGCTTAACCCCTGTCTGGATGCTTGCGCTGACTTCTGGATATGGGCCAACAATTGGCAGCAGCGATTGTTATTGCCAACGCAGCTGGATATAGAAGGGCTGGGGAATTTGAGCCGTAAAGAGTGGTATATGTTGATTGCCAACCATCAAGCCTGGGCGGATATCCCGGTGTTGATGCGTGTCTTCAGGGCTGATATTTCCGGGGTGAAATTCTTTTTCAAGCGCAGCTTGCTGTGGGTTCCCGTATTGGGGCTGGCACTCTGGGGGCTCGATTTTCCGTCTATGCGTCGCCATTCTAAAGCGGAGATAGCCCGAGACCCATCCCTTCGCGGACAAGATCTTGAGCGCACGCGCCAGGCCTGTGCACGCTTCCGCTATCACCCCGTCACCATCATTAACTTTCTTGAAGGGACCCGGTTCACGCCAGAGAAGTATCAGCAGCAAGCATCGACTTATCGTCACTTGTTGATGCCCAAAGCAGGTGGACTGGCTTTTGCGTTGAATGCAATGGATGGGCAATTGCATCAGATGTTGGATGTCACGCTTGACTATGAAGGTGGTATTCCCAGTTATTGGAACTATGCGTGCGGCAAGGTGAAACGAATCCGCATTCATGTGCGGCAATTGCCAATCCCCGCTGAATTGCTGGGGGATTATGAAGGGGATACTGAGTTCCGCGCAGAGTTTCAGCAGTGGGTGAATAATCTCTGGCAGCAAAAAGATGAACAGTTGGAAGTGTTCCGCAGGCGCTGGCAAAAGTAA
- the lepB gene encoding signal peptidase I: MQKLWAEHRGLLVFFLLMFSFRSAIADWSDVPTGSMKPTLVEGDRISINKMAYDLRIPFTHISLYKIADPVRGDIAVFDSTVAGKRLVKRVIGVPGDTVAMDNNRLLINGQPLSYQPLMAGDLLESLPGKTHVVRTNQAQSRLANFDPVTVPEGQYLMLGDNRDNSADSRVIGFVPRSEFVGRSRGVVISLDYDNYFLPRGERFMKELK; this comes from the coding sequence ATGCAGAAATTATGGGCCGAACACCGTGGACTTTTAGTATTTTTTTTACTCATGTTTAGTTTTCGCAGTGCCATCGCTGACTGGAGCGATGTACCTACTGGCTCCATGAAGCCGACCCTGGTGGAAGGAGACAGGATCAGCATCAACAAAATGGCCTATGACCTGCGCATTCCTTTCACCCATATTTCGCTCTATAAAATTGCTGACCCGGTGCGCGGTGACATAGCCGTATTTGATTCAACAGTGGCCGGTAAGCGCTTAGTGAAACGCGTGATCGGCGTTCCCGGCGACACTGTAGCGATGGACAATAATCGCCTGCTTATCAATGGCCAGCCGTTATCCTATCAACCGCTAATGGCAGGCGATTTGTTGGAGTCGTTGCCGGGCAAGACGCATGTGGTACGCACCAATCAAGCACAATCCCGACTCGCCAATTTCGATCCGGTAACAGTTCCTGAAGGGCAATATTTAATGCTCGGCGATAACCGCGACAACAGTGCAGATTCGCGCGTGATAGGGTTTGTGCCGCGCAGTGAATTTGTCGGGCGTTCGCGCGGTGTTGTCATATCCCTGGATTATGACAACTACTTTCTGCCCCGCGGCGAACGTTTTATGAAAGAGTTGAAATAA
- a CDS encoding 5'-3'-deoxyribonucleotidase, with protein MRKRIAIDMDETICDTMARHLDWYNTEFQQNLAKADLHGTKIYHLVPEEHRARVRAYPDIPAFFIDIPIYPNAAEVIAELHERYDIVIATAAMEHPTSFAPKFDWLRKHLPFLSPMNFIFCGKKNVVQADFLIDDSSRHFDGFVGQGILFSAPHNALEATDIRVNDWLEVRDYFREQ; from the coding sequence ATGCGTAAACGTATTGCAATTGATATGGACGAGACCATTTGCGACACCATGGCTCGCCACCTTGATTGGTATAACACCGAGTTTCAGCAAAACCTCGCCAAGGCGGATTTGCACGGAACCAAAATTTATCACCTGGTCCCGGAGGAGCACCGCGCTCGGGTACGCGCATACCCGGATATTCCTGCATTTTTTATCGACATCCCGATTTATCCCAACGCCGCTGAGGTTATTGCCGAGTTGCACGAGCGCTACGACATAGTGATTGCGACGGCGGCGATGGAACATCCGACATCCTTCGCTCCAAAATTTGATTGGCTGCGCAAGCACTTGCCATTTTTATCGCCGATGAATTTTATTTTTTGTGGCAAGAAGAATGTGGTACAGGCGGATTTTTTAATCGACGATAGTTCGCGTCATTTTGACGGATTCGTCGGGCAGGGGATTTTATTTTCCGCTCCGCACAATGCGTTGGAGGCTACAGATATACGTGTCAATGATTGGCTGGAAGTGCGCGACTATTTCCGGGAACAATAG
- the fabV gene encoding enoyl-ACP reductase FabV: MIIKPKVRGFICTNAHPQGCAANVQEQIAFTKAKGPVAGAPKKVLVLGCSTGFGLASRITAAFGGGADTLGVCFEKEPSEAKTATAGYYNTSAFHDAAKAAGLYAETLNGDAFSDACKEKVIETLKNGIGKVDLVIYSLASPRRTDPKTGEVYNSVLKPIGKQYTSKNLNTDTLKISDVTIEPASDEEIANTVKVMGGEDWEMWIDALKGADLLSDNFQTVAYTYLGDKLTWPIYGKATIGKAKEDLDRAAKALSAKHGGNARVAVLKAVVTQASSAIPVMPLYLAILFKVMKAQGTHEGCIEQIQRLFTECLFSANPRLDDGNRYRVDELELDPSVQRKVEEIWAQVTEENLFELTDFEGYKAEFLRLFGFGLTGVDYDADTTPLVQTNF, from the coding sequence ATGATTATCAAGCCAAAAGTTCGCGGTTTTATTTGTACCAATGCGCATCCACAGGGTTGTGCTGCCAATGTTCAAGAGCAAATCGCTTTCACTAAAGCCAAAGGCCCAGTTGCCGGCGCACCGAAAAAGGTGCTGGTATTGGGTTGTTCTACCGGCTTTGGTCTGGCTTCTCGCATTACCGCGGCGTTTGGCGGCGGTGCCGACACTCTGGGCGTATGTTTCGAGAAGGAGCCGAGCGAAGCCAAAACTGCAACCGCCGGTTATTACAATACTTCTGCTTTCCATGATGCGGCAAAAGCTGCAGGTTTATACGCAGAGACTCTGAACGGGGATGCATTCTCGGACGCGTGTAAAGAAAAAGTAATTGAAACGCTGAAGAACGGTATCGGCAAGGTAGACTTGGTGATTTACAGCCTCGCATCTCCACGTCGTACCGACCCTAAAACGGGCGAGGTTTATAACTCAGTATTAAAACCTATCGGCAAGCAGTACACCTCCAAAAACCTGAATACCGATACCCTGAAAATTTCTGATGTCACTATCGAACCTGCTTCTGATGAAGAAATTGCCAACACCGTAAAAGTAATGGGTGGTGAGGATTGGGAAATGTGGATCGATGCACTTAAAGGTGCCGATCTGTTAAGTGACAACTTCCAAACTGTTGCCTACACCTACCTTGGCGATAAATTGACCTGGCCGATCTATGGCAAAGCTACCATTGGTAAAGCGAAAGAGGATCTGGATCGCGCTGCAAAAGCCCTGAGCGCGAAGCACGGTGGCAATGCTCGAGTTGCGGTGTTGAAAGCAGTAGTAACCCAAGCAAGTTCTGCGATTCCAGTAATGCCCTTATACCTGGCCATTTTGTTCAAAGTGATGAAAGCCCAGGGAACTCACGAAGGTTGCATTGAGCAGATCCAACGTTTGTTCACTGAGTGTTTATTCTCCGCTAATCCACGCTTGGATGATGGTAACCGCTACCGCGTGGACGAGCTGGAATTGGATCCGTCAGTTCAGCGTAAAGTCGAAGAAATTTGGGCGCAGGTAACGGAAGAGAATCTGTTTGAATTAACTGATTTTGAAGGTTACAAAGCGGAATTCTTACGCCTGTTCGGCTTTGGTTTAACCGGTGTTGATTACGATGCGGATACAACACCCTTGGTGCAAACCAACTTCTAA
- a CDS encoding MAPEG family protein, whose translation MLYAMFAMVLLTFGVAFRLLFLRIKAVKSGQVRISQFRLNNGEIPTDMALATRNYSNLFETPVLFYIAGTIAIAMDVESTAMVVFAWVFVIARLLHSWIHLTYNNVIHRLWAFMAGNFCILVIWGLLLLQHSLGWR comes from the coding sequence ATGCTGTACGCAATGTTTGCCATGGTACTACTCACCTTCGGTGTCGCTTTTCGTTTGTTATTTCTACGTATCAAAGCCGTTAAATCCGGTCAGGTACGCATCAGCCAATTTCGTTTGAATAACGGCGAAATCCCGACCGATATGGCCCTGGCCACCCGCAATTACAGCAATCTGTTTGAAACGCCCGTACTCTTCTACATCGCGGGCACAATTGCCATTGCAATGGATGTGGAATCTACCGCGATGGTGGTTTTCGCCTGGGTATTCGTAATTGCGCGCCTACTCCACTCATGGATTCACCTGACCTACAACAACGTTATCCATCGTCTATGGGCATTTATGGCGGGGAATTTCTGCATCCTTGTCATTTGGGGATTACTGTTGTTACAACATTCACTGGGCTGGAGGTAA
- the mgrA gene encoding L-glyceraldehyde 3-phosphate reductase — protein MITHEPNPLYVANPERYTNMKYQRCGKSGLRLPRLSLGLWQNFGAVDPQSNARAMLRRAFDLGITHFDLANNYGPNFGSAEQTFGNIFAQDFVRYRDELIISSKAGYDMWPGPYGIGGSRKYLVSSCDQSLKRTGLEYFDIFYHHCMDPETPIEETMQALDFIVRSGRALYVGISNYQPAQTKEAVRILRELGTPLLIHQPRYNLFDRWIENGLTDVLLDEGVGSIVFSPLAQGVLTNKYLNGIPADSRAARPELIYLNNKDITPEKIQKVQALNTIAESRGQSLAQMSIAWTLNNPAVTTCLIGASRPTQIDDSVAALNNLSFSAEELAKIDGIVR, from the coding sequence ATGATTACTCACGAACCCAATCCGCTTTACGTCGCCAACCCCGAACGCTACACCAACATGAAATACCAGCGCTGCGGCAAAAGCGGTTTACGCTTGCCCCGTTTATCATTGGGCCTTTGGCAAAACTTTGGCGCCGTTGATCCACAATCCAACGCGCGCGCCATGCTGCGCCGCGCGTTCGATTTGGGTATTACCCATTTCGATTTAGCCAATAACTACGGCCCTAACTTTGGCTCTGCCGAACAAACCTTCGGCAATATTTTTGCGCAAGATTTTGTGCGCTATCGCGATGAATTAATTATTTCCAGCAAAGCCGGTTATGACATGTGGCCCGGCCCTTATGGTATTGGAGGCTCGCGCAAATATCTGGTCAGCAGTTGCGATCAAAGTTTGAAACGTACAGGCCTGGAATACTTCGATATTTTCTACCACCACTGCATGGACCCGGAAACACCTATCGAAGAAACCATGCAAGCGCTGGATTTTATCGTGCGCTCCGGTCGCGCACTTTACGTTGGTATCTCCAACTACCAACCCGCGCAAACCAAAGAAGCAGTGCGCATTTTGCGCGAACTGGGTACACCGCTGTTGATTCATCAACCACGCTACAACCTGTTTGATCGCTGGATTGAAAATGGTTTGACTGATGTATTACTGGATGAAGGTGTTGGCTCAATCGTATTCTCACCCCTGGCGCAAGGTGTGCTCACCAACAAATACCTGAATGGAATTCCCGCTGACTCCCGAGCCGCGCGCCCGGAATTGATTTACCTGAACAACAAAGACATCACCCCGGAAAAAATCCAAAAGGTGCAAGCCCTCAACACCATCGCCGAATCGCGCGGGCAATCACTCGCCCAAATGTCCATCGCCTGGACCCTAAACAACCCCGCCGTCACCACCTGCCTAATCGGCGCCAGCCGCCCGACACAAATCGACGATTCCGTTGCTGCATTAAATAATTTGAGTTTTAGTGCGGAAGAATTGGCGAAGATTGATGGGATTGTGCGGTAA
- a CDS encoding DUF6445 family protein, whose amino-acid sequence MDSIAYELCEDANIECYKVGNEQQEVVLVDNYLKGALALKERAVQINEFAVADSFYPGVRMQVPQEYTMALVKNLGFFMEQFFHLEVRKIRKAVSKFSIITTRQSELELLQRIPHFDSPSRKGLAFVHYLQTVPGTGTSLYRHRPTNYEYIDEQRHSRYIEKIQERYPTEDTYPEGYIQGSTDQFDEIAAYDAVFNRLLMYRGTSLHCGKIGDGYNFDPNPATGRLTVTSFFEFN is encoded by the coding sequence ATGGACTCTATTGCCTACGAGCTTTGCGAAGACGCCAACATTGAATGCTATAAAGTTGGCAATGAGCAACAAGAAGTTGTATTGGTTGATAACTACCTTAAAGGCGCGTTAGCGTTAAAAGAGCGTGCAGTGCAGATCAATGAATTTGCGGTGGCAGATTCATTTTATCCTGGTGTGCGAATGCAGGTTCCGCAAGAATACACCATGGCGCTTGTAAAAAATCTTGGCTTCTTTATGGAACAATTTTTTCATCTAGAGGTAAGGAAAATCAGGAAAGCAGTTTCCAAGTTTTCGATAATAACAACGCGCCAAAGCGAACTGGAATTATTGCAGCGAATCCCGCATTTTGATTCACCGTCACGCAAGGGGCTGGCGTTTGTGCATTATCTGCAAACGGTCCCTGGTACGGGGACATCCTTGTATCGTCATAGGCCAACGAACTATGAATATATCGATGAACAACGCCATTCCCGGTACATCGAAAAAATACAAGAGCGATACCCCACAGAAGATACCTACCCGGAAGGTTATATCCAGGGTTCTACCGATCAATTTGACGAGATAGCCGCATACGATGCAGTGTTTAACCGATTGTTGATGTACAGGGGGACGAGCCTTCACTGTGGAAAGATTGGAGATGGGTATAATTTTGATCCCAACCCGGCGACGGGTCGGCTTACGGTGACATCGTTTTTTGAATTTAACTAA
- a CDS encoding tryptophan halogenase family protein: protein MTEHTAVNSIRKIVIAGGGTSGWLAAAAIAKVLGKNLDITLIESPEIGRIGVGEATIPTLRVFHKLLGINDMELMANVQGTFKLGIEFSNWANKGDKYFHSFGLTGKECWACQFQHFWMAGKKYGINIPFGDYCPESKAARLEKCSGENDGVNYAYHFDANLYADYLKAFSVKLGVKQIEGFIERVNVSPENGYIDSLLLKDGQTIAGDLFLDCTGFKAMLIDGALNTPYVPYSHYLPCDSAIALQTENVHSPRPYTQSIAHDFGWQWRIPLQHRAGNGLVFSSRHVSDDEAINTLMSNLEGRPVTEPRVIKYKTGRRIKAWNKNCIAVGLASGFLEPLESTSIHLAMSTIYRLLRYFPQHEISMSNVDEFNRQSSEEMDRARNFVILHYHATQREDTEFWRYCKNMEIPEILARRIKLFKDTGTIMLEDKELFLNDSWVQVMMGQGIMPAAYHPVVDMMEEKELKGFLAFLRDDVHKKVAAMPSHQELINKYCKAMPV, encoded by the coding sequence ATGACCGAACATACAGCAGTGAACTCTATTCGTAAAATTGTAATTGCCGGTGGCGGCACTTCCGGCTGGTTGGCAGCGGCGGCCATCGCCAAGGTGCTCGGAAAAAATCTCGACATCACCCTGATTGAATCCCCCGAAATTGGACGAATTGGTGTGGGTGAGGCAACTATTCCCACCTTGCGAGTATTTCATAAGCTCCTGGGCATTAATGACATGGAGCTGATGGCAAATGTACAAGGCACCTTTAAATTAGGAATTGAATTCAGTAACTGGGCGAATAAAGGGGATAAATATTTTCACTCGTTTGGTCTTACTGGAAAAGAGTGCTGGGCATGTCAATTCCAACATTTTTGGATGGCTGGAAAAAAATACGGTATAAACATTCCGTTTGGCGATTACTGCCCTGAGTCTAAAGCGGCAAGGTTGGAGAAATGTAGTGGCGAAAATGATGGGGTAAACTATGCCTACCATTTCGACGCCAATTTATATGCGGACTATCTAAAAGCGTTTTCTGTAAAACTCGGCGTCAAACAAATTGAAGGATTTATTGAGAGAGTCAATGTTTCGCCAGAGAATGGTTATATTGACTCGTTGTTATTGAAGGATGGGCAAACAATAGCTGGCGATTTATTTTTGGACTGCACCGGTTTCAAAGCCATGCTGATCGATGGTGCGTTAAACACACCCTATGTGCCTTACAGTCATTATCTCCCCTGTGATTCTGCCATTGCACTGCAAACGGAAAACGTGCACTCGCCACGGCCCTATACTCAATCAATAGCGCACGATTTTGGCTGGCAGTGGCGTATACCGCTGCAACACAGAGCCGGAAATGGTTTGGTCTTTTCCAGTCGGCATGTATCCGATGATGAAGCCATCAACACGCTAATGAGCAATTTGGAAGGTCGCCCGGTCACTGAGCCGCGCGTGATTAAATATAAAACAGGTCGCCGTATAAAGGCCTGGAATAAAAACTGTATTGCCGTCGGGCTTGCGTCAGGTTTCCTGGAACCGCTTGAATCTACCTCCATTCATTTAGCCATGTCTACCATTTATCGCTTACTGCGATACTTCCCACAGCATGAAATTTCCATGTCGAATGTGGATGAGTTTAATCGGCAATCGAGTGAAGAAATGGATCGTGCGCGCAATTTTGTGATATTGCATTACCACGCAACCCAACGGGAGGATACGGAATTTTGGCGTTATTGTAAGAACATGGAAATCCCTGAAATACTGGCGCGTCGAATCAAGTTATTCAAAGATACCGGCACAATCATGCTCGAAGACAAAGAGTTGTTTTTAAACGACTCCTGGGTTCAGGTCATGATGGGGCAGGGCATTATGCCCGCGGCATACCATCCGGTCGTCGACATGATGGAAGAAAAGGAGTTGAAAGGTTTTCTGGCCTTCTTGAGAGACGATGTCCATAAAAAAGTCGCAGCAATGCCTTCGCATCAAGAATTGATCAACAAATATTGTAAGGCAATGCCGGTTTAA
- a CDS encoding SapC family protein — protein MSGTFLGGSFLVNRRKTGNRMKDFQPLNAAQHNALGYVEKFGADYGHQVGAMVILPNEFAKAQREYPILFRKDAETGRFLPVVLLGFEEHENLFLNESSAWSARYIPLAVRQGPFLIGLQQQEGEQRLAIYADLNDSRIQQNAGAALFNADGSASDTLNKIRDVLSSSHTGSESLEAMVDAFLKYDLLERVMLEIDLSSGTTVKFDAGYTVHLEKLMALESAAVVELHKSGFLSLAYNVADSVNNIQGLIDIKNAKMK, from the coding sequence ATGAGCGGCACTTTTTTAGGTGGTTCCTTTTTAGTTAATAGAAGAAAAACGGGCAATAGAATGAAAGATTTTCAACCGCTAAACGCTGCACAGCATAATGCTCTTGGGTATGTGGAAAAATTCGGTGCTGACTATGGTCACCAGGTAGGTGCGATGGTGATATTGCCCAATGAGTTTGCCAAGGCTCAGCGAGAATACCCGATTCTATTTCGCAAAGACGCTGAGACGGGTCGTTTTTTACCGGTAGTTTTACTGGGATTTGAGGAGCATGAAAATCTCTTCCTTAATGAGAGTTCGGCTTGGAGTGCACGTTATATTCCACTCGCCGTGAGGCAGGGCCCGTTTCTGATTGGTCTCCAGCAACAAGAGGGGGAGCAGCGCCTGGCAATTTATGCGGATCTCAATGATTCAAGAATTCAGCAAAATGCAGGGGCCGCACTGTTTAATGCAGATGGTAGCGCTTCCGACACGCTCAATAAAATAAGAGATGTATTGTCATCGAGTCATACAGGTTCAGAGTCGCTTGAGGCGATGGTTGACGCCTTTTTAAAATACGATCTGCTTGAGCGGGTTATGCTGGAAATTGATTTATCGAGTGGCACTACCGTTAAGTTCGATGCCGGATATACCGTGCATCTTGAAAAATTAATGGCATTGGAAAGTGCTGCTGTGGTGGAGCTACACAAATCGGGTTTCTTATCGCTTGCGTACAATGTTGCTGACTCTGTAAATAACATTCAGGGTTTGATTGATATCAAAAATGCAAAAATGAAGTAA